The following are encoded together in the Salvia hispanica cultivar TCC Black 2014 chromosome 6, UniMelb_Shisp_WGS_1.0, whole genome shotgun sequence genome:
- the LOC125197484 gene encoding pectinesterase-like, with product MENIPKILMLSAFLSLLVDTAVSTPPAYRHSYHIRGENASSSAMVSSTLAQGEFIKNFEFILPEKFKKALEVVKSSGKSKEKYFMEDVIQNLRKKWEKFVLPRRLSAFDDCLVMTVDTIDQIKTSIEILNGVKLSKEDISSLNASQRLQLNILFGAANANVATCLDGFSHSHKAKEIQADIRKADWTLLQHTAGFVYSTVKTLQDKEPDNVNVPPDSEEWPKWLSPKEKALLRNDLDGVVVHATVSLDKPGDYKTVSEAVNYVRAIIHAKAPSLGRRYVIRIKAGKYKENVVIPKDMKNLTFIGDGSDKTFITGDKNVIDGDTTFNSATVGVAGDGFFASGITFENTAGPSKNQAVALRVNADLTAFYLCNIIGHQNTLYVHSFRQFYKHCTIRGTVDFIFGNAAAFFYSCYIEPRILNSDQKYIITAQSRDDERQETGIVIHRSSIKAETDGEGKFTTYLGRPWGKYSRTVVMQNEISDVLDPAGWSEWKGKFALDTLEYVEYMNTGAGAGKQDRVTWVGILKEPIKKKMLEPFTIGNFLGS from the exons ATGGAGAATATTCCCAAAATCCTAATGCTCTCCGCATTCCTATCTTTACTAGTCGACACCGCCGTATCCACCCCCCCCGCTTACCGCCACAGCTACCACATCAGAGGCGAAAATGCATCCTCCTCTGCTATGGTGAGTTCCACCTTGGCTCAGGGAGAGTTCATCAAAAACTTTGAGTTCATACTCCCTGAGAAGTTCAAAAAGGCCTTAGAAGTGGTCAAATCCTCCGggaaatcaaaagaaaaatacttcATGGAGGATGTAATTCAGAACTTACGTAAGAAGTGGGAGAAGTTTGTGTTGCCCCGCCGGCTGAGCGCCTTCGACGACTGCTTGGTGATGACTGTCGACACGATAGACCAGATCAAGACCAGCATAGAGATATTAAATGGCGTCAAATTGTCCAAGGAGGACATCTCATCCCTGAACGCGTCACAGAGGTTGCAACTCAATATCCTCTTCGGCGCCGCCAATGCCAACGTGGCCACCTGCCTCGACGGCTTCTCCCACAGCCACAAGGCCAAGGAGATCCAGGCGGACATCCGCAAAGCCGACTGGACGTTATTGCAACATACCGCCGGCTTCGTTTATTCGACAGTGAAAACTCTGCAGGATAAGGAGCCGGACAACGTCAATGTTCCCCCGGACTCAGAGGAGTGGCCGAAGTGGCTGTCGCCCAAGGAGAAGGCGCTGCTGCGGAATGACCTGGATGGGGTGGTGGTGCACGCGACGGTGTCATTGGACAAGCCCGGGGACTACAAGACGGTGTCGGAGGCGGTGAACTACGTGAGGGCGATAATACATGCTAAGGCTCCGTCCCTGGGTAGGAGGTATGTGATTAGGATAAAGGCGGGGAAATATAAGGAGAATGTGGTGATACCCAAGGACATGAAGAACTTGACGTTCATCGGCGATGGCTCCGACAAAACTTTTATCACCGGCGACAAGAACGTCATCGACGGCGACACCACCTTCAATTCCGCCACCGTAG GGGTTGCCGGAGACGGTTTTTTTGCCAGCGGTATCACATTTGAAAACACAGCGGGGCCATCGAAGAACCAAGCCGTGGCCCTCCGCGTGAACGCAGATCTCACCGCCTTCTACCTTTGCAATATTATCGGCCACCAGAACACCCTCTACGTCCATTCCTTCCGCCAGTTCTACAAACACTGCACCATCAGAGGCACCGTCGACTTCATCTTCGGGAATGCGGCCGCCTTCTTCTACAGCTGCTATATCGAGCCCCGGATCCTCAATTCCGACCAGAAATACATTATCACCGCCCAGAGCCGCGACGACGAAAGACAGGAGACCGGTATCGTCATTCACAGAAGCAGCATCAAAGCAGAGACAGACGGCGAGGGAAAATTTACGACGTACCTCGGTCGGCCGTGGGGGAAGTACTCGAGGACCGTCGTGATGCAGAATGAAATCAGTGATGTGTTAGATCCTGCTGGTTGGTCTGAGTGGAAGGGGAAATTTGCTCTTGATACTCTTGAGTATGTTGAGTATATGAACACCGGCGCCGGGGCGGGGAAGCAGGATAGGGTGACGTGGGTCGGGATTCTTAAAGAGCCAATTAAAAAGAAGATGTTGGAACCGTTTACGATCGGGAATTTCCTCGGCAGTTAG